One genomic window of Punica granatum isolate Tunisia-2019 chromosome 1, ASM765513v2, whole genome shotgun sequence includes the following:
- the LOC116192335 gene encoding aminopeptidase P2: MHSLRSPALRPLSLYPNAAFSSSSHSLRFFTRKLPIFRDPKLWPSSSTRPLISIANCSSITAKPSSEIHRSNRGGSESDEKLRALRELFTKPNVEIDAYIVPSQDAHQSEFIAECYMRRAYISGFTGSAGTAVITKDKAALWTDGRYFLQAEKQLSPSWILMRAGNLGIPTPCEWLNDVLAPGCRVGIDPFLFSSDAAAELKEAIAKKNHELVSLYNLNLVDEIWKGTRPRPPNKPIRVHNLKYAGLDAASKLSFLRAEIVGAGASAIIISMLDEVAWLLNLRGSDVPHSPVMYAYLLVRIDSAKLFIDSAKVTPKVMAHLKNAGVELRPYDTILSEIEGLAKEGANLWLDTSSVNAAIVNTYKSACEKYFRGNGNKKSKKSKMRPSDGSTSQSKVPTGVYRMSPISLAKAVKNDAELDGMRNSHLRDAAALAQFWVWLENEIMNGTKLTEVEVADKLHEFRSKQAGFIDTSFDTISGSGANGAIIHYRAEPGNCSVVDAEKLFLLDSGAQYIDGTTDITRTVHFGEPTPRQKECFTRVLQGHIALDQAVFPENTPGFVLDPFARSSLWKIGLDYRHGTGHGVGAALNVHEGPQSISYRYGNLTSLQKGMIVSNEPGYYEDHAFGIRIENLLCVVEAETPNNFGGLVYLGFEKLTFVPIQTKMIDLSLLSTAEVNWVNDYHAQVWEKVSSLLDGSARQWLWDNTRPVQKQ; the protein is encoded by the exons ATGCATTCTCTGCGATCGCCCGCCTTGCGCCCTCTCTCCCTATACCCCAACGCAGCCTTCTCATCATCTTCCCACTCGCTCCGCTTCTTCACTCGCAAGCTGCCGATCTTCCGGGACCCCAAGCTTTGGCCAAGCTCTTCCACCAGACCTTTGATTTCCATCGCCAATTGCAGCTCCATCACCGCCAAGCCTTCCTCGGAGATCCACCGGAGCAACCGGGGCGGGTCGGAGTCCGACGAGAAGCTCCGGGCTCTGCGCGAGCTCTTCACGAAGCCTAACGTCGAGATCGATGCTTATATCGTCCCTTCTCAGGACGCTCACCAG AGTGAGTTCATAGCTGAATGTTACATGAGGAGGGCCTATATATCGGGTTTCACTGGCAGTGCTGGGACTGCCGTCATCACGAAGGATAAAGCAGCTCTGTGGACAGACGGGCGGTACTTTCTTCAG GCGGAGAAGCAACTGAGCCCCAGTTGGATTCTCATGCGGGCTGGTAATTTGGGAATTCCTACTCCCTGTGAATGGCTAAATGATGTGCTAGCCCCAGGCTGCAGAGTTGGCATTGATCCT TTTCTTTTCTCATCTGATGCTGCGGCGGAATTGAAGGAGGCCATTGCTAAGAAGAATCATGAGTTGGTTTCGCTGTACAATTTGAATTTGGTGGATGAAATATGGAAAGGAACGAGGCCAAGGCCCCCAAACAAACCAATCAGAGTACATAACCTTAAGTATGCCGGTTTAGATGCAGCATCAAAACTCTCTTTCCTAAGGGCTGAAATTGTTGGTGCCGGTGCATCTGCAATTATTATTTCAATGCTTGATGAAGTGGCTTGGCTGTTGAACTTG AGAGGAAGTGATGTTCCACATTCACCTGTCATGTATGCATACTTACTTGTGAGGATTGATTCGGCGAAATTGTTCATTGATAGTGCAAAAGTGACTCCAAAAGTGATGGCCCACTTGAAGAATGCAGGCGTAGAGTTGAGGCCATATGATACAATTCTATCTGAAATAGAAGG TTTGGCAAAGGAAGGGGCTAACCTCTGGTTGGATACATCATCTGTAAATGCTGCGATTGTCAACACTTACAAGTCTGCTTGTGAGAAGTATTTTCGGGGGAATGGGaataaaaagagtaaaaagaGTAAGATGAGGCCATCTGATGGTTCCACGAGTCAGTCAAAGGTACCGACTGGAGTTTATAGGATGTCCCCTATCTCTTTGGCCAAGGCAGTTAAAAATGATGCTGAGCTAGACGGGATGCGTAATTCTCATTTAAG GGATGCAGCTGCTCTAGCGCAGTTCTGGGTTTGGCTGGAGAATGAAATTATGAACGGTACAAAATTAACAGAGGTAGAAGTTGCAGACAAACTTCATGAATTTCGTTCTAAGCAGGCTGGTTTCATCGACACAAGCTTTGACACTATTAGTG GTTCTGGCGCAAATGGTGCAATCATACACTACAGAGCTGAACCAGGTAATTGCAGTGTTGTGGACGCAGAGAAGCTCTTTCTACTAGACAGTGGAGCTCAATACATCGACGGTACAACCGATATAACTAGAACAGTACATTTTGGCGAACCAACTCCACGACAAAAAGAATGCTTCACTCGAGTTCTACAG GGTCACATAGCCCTTGATCAGGCAGTGTTTCCTGAAAACACCCCTGGCTTTGTGTTGGATCCATTTGCCCGGTCCTCTCTCTGGAAGATTGGGCTTGACTATCGACACG GCACTGGGCATGGTGTGGGAGCTGCACTAAATGTCCATGAAGGACCTCAGAGTATTAGCTACCGATATGGAAATTTGACTTCCTTACAGAAAGGCATGATTGTGAGCAACGAACCCGGCTATTATGAAGATCATGCTTTTGGGATCCGTATTGAG AATCTTCTGTGTGTTGTTGAGGCTGAAACTCCGAACAACTTTGGAGGACTTGTGTATCTTGGATTTGAGAAACTCACATTCGTACCTATTCAG ACCAAAATGATCGACTTATCCTTGCTTTCCACAGCTGAGGTCAATTGGGTGAATGATTACCACGCACAGGTCTGGGAAAAG GTTTCATCCTTGCTGGATGGTTCTGCTCGTCAGTGGCTTTGGGACAACACAAGGCCCGTCCAAAAGCAGTGA